Part of the Lebetimonas natsushimae genome is shown below.
TTTTGAATAGATTAAATACTGAATATTCATAAGGTGTGTTCCACATACATTCAAGCTCGCCTTTGTTTCTTCTTTCGCTGGCAATTTTAATTGCGGTTGAAAAATCGGTCGGTTTTTCAATAATATCCGATTTGTTTCTTACCAAAGCGTTTGAATACAGGCTTTCAACCAAAGGTTTTATAAAATGTTTTTCAATTCCACTGATTCTTGATAGGATAAAAGATATTAGATTATAGTTTTTCAGTAATTTATCTTCTAAAAATTTTGGAAGTCTTATTGTTTTTATGTTTTTATTTAAAATTTCTTTTGCATATCTTTTTACCATTTCAGAATAACTGAGGACTTCGTCTGAAGCAATTTCGATTATTTTATTGTAATATTTTGGATTATCTAAAACTTTAATTAAAGCTTTAATTACATCATCAGCAAAAGTTATCTGACATTTTCCCTCATTTCTAAAATGGGGAATTACAGGTAAAATTTCAGCAGCCGTTCTTATAAGCTCAAAACTCATTGACCCGGCTCCTATAATTATGCCCGCTCTTATTTCCGTAACATTTGGATGGTATTTTCTTAAAAAATCCCCTGTATCCTGTCTTGAAATAAGGTGTTTTGAAATGGTGGGGTCGGTTCTGTCTCCAAAACCTCCAAGATAAATTATCTGTTTAACACCCGCGTCTTTGCATGCGCATGCCACGATTGAAGCCAGGTCGTTGTCTTTTTTTCTGTAATCCTGTTTAGTTTCACTGAGCGAGTGGATTAGATAATATGCAACATCCACACCTTTTAAATTTTCTACAAGTTCTTTGTAATAAGCAGCTGCGATTTCCTGTTCGACAATGCAAATATTTGGTTTGTAACCGTTAAAAAGAGGGGAGTTTTTTATATATTCAAGTCTTCTTTTGTTTCTTGCAAATAAAACTAACTGATAATCTAAATTATATAAGGTACGGGTTAATTTTCTTCCAATATATCCGTTGCTTCCAAATATTGCTATTCTTGGTTTCATTGTTTTCTTTTTGTAAAATTGTATCAAAAAGGGTTATTTATGCAAAATTCTCCAATTACTCCTTTTGAATTTAAAAGCGAATTTTTTCATATTAAAAGAGATGATTTACTTAGGCCTTTTGAGGGTAATAAGGCAAGAAAATTTTATTATTTTTACAAAAATGATTTTCCAAGTGTACAAACAGTTGTTTCTTTTGGAAGTAATCAGTCAAATGCAATGTATGCTTTGAGTGAATTATGCAAATTAAAAGGCTGGGAATTTGTATATTATACAAACCATGTTCCTGAATTATTGAAAAAAAATCCGCAGGGTAATTATTTAGATGCTTTAAAAAACGGTGCTGAAATAGTTGAAATTAATTTAAACGGAGACGAATTAAGAGAATATGTTTTAAGTTTGCAAAATGAAAAAACTTTAATAATAGAAGAGGGTGGGAGAATTAAAGAATCGGAATACGGAATTAAAATGTTGGCAGATGAAATAAAAGATTATGTTAAAAAAAATAATTTAAAAATTTTTTTGCCAAGCGGTACAGGTACAACCGCTTATTTTTTGGCCAAACATTTGAATACGGAGGTCTTGACTGTTCCCTGTGTGGGAGATGAAAAATATTTAAAAAAGCAGTTTGAGCTTTTAGGAGGTGGAAAAATTCCAACAATACTAAAACCTAGAAAAAAATATCATTTTGGAAAACTTTATAAAAATCTGTTTGAATTATGGAGTGAACTTAAAAATGCGGGAATCGAATTTGATTTGTTATATGATCCTATTGGATGGGATACGGTGTTTTATTATGGATTAAAAAATATTTTATATATTCATCAGGGAGGCTTAAAAGGCAATGTTACAATGATTAAACGTTACAAAAGGAAATATGGGTTATAAATTTTTTTTATAATTATTGTAAATAAATATTCATTTATGTATAATTAAGGTAAATTTAATTTTTAAGGAGCTTTTATGGGGTTATTAGTCTTTTTAAATATTGTAACTCCCTGGGTTTTGGCAGCTTTAATCTATTATGCCAAAAATGACAGAGTTACAAATATAACTGCATTTTCAGCTTTGCCGATATTATTGGTTTTTTCTTATTTGATTTATATTAACCATACAACCTCTTTGATTCAAACACCGGAAATTGTTGATTATTTGATTACCATCTATGATTTCGGACTTTTAGGCTATTTTTTATATCAGGGGATTGTTAAAAAATCCACATTGGTTACTTCTTTAGCAATAATACAAATTCTTTTTTTAATAATTGTTTTATTAATGAAGATTCATTCAGATATACCGAATATTTATGTAGATAATTTAACAATTCTTTTTTATTTTATTGTGGCGCTTGTAGGTGTGCCTATTGCTATTTTTGCAACAAAATATATGGAATTTGATGAAAGAGGCAAACATAAATTTGTGGCGATTGTTATCTGGTTTTTAGGTGTTATGAATTTTGCCGTAAGTGTTAATAATATAGAATGGTTTTTTGCTTTATTTGAAACAACTACGCTTGCATCTTTTGTATTAATCGGTTTTAGAAAAGATGAAGAGGCTACAAATAATGCGGTTTTGGCTTTATGGATGAATCAAATCGGAGGAGTTGCTATTTTAATAGCTTTAATGGTGTTTATCCATATAAACGGATTTTATCATTTTACAGAACTTCTAAACCATCCTTTGGAAGTTTCTTTGGCAGGGCTTGGATTTTTGTCTTTAAGTGCGCTTGTAAAAGGTGCCCAGATGCCGTTTCATAAATGGCTTCTTGGTGCAATGGTTGCTCCAACTCCCGTAAGTGCAATACTTCACTCAGCAACAATGGTAAAAATAGCCCCGTTTTTAATTCTTAGAATTTCTCCTGTAATTAAGGGAACACTTCTTGCAAAACTTTTAATAATTACCACAGGTTATGTTTTTGTGGTTGCGGCTATTATTGCACTGACTCAAAGTAATTTTAAAAGGATACTTGCATATTCCACTATTTCACTTCTTGGTCTTATGATGCTTTCAGCCGCAGTAGGAACTCCTGTGGCGGTTGTTGCTAGTATTGTGCTTATAATTTTCCATGCATTTGCAAAAGGATTTTTATTTGTTGAAGCGGGTGTGCTTGAAAAAGTTTTTCATGTTAAATACATCGAACAGATGAGAAGATTAATTGAAAAGGCACCTCTTACACTTATGTTTATTTTCTTTGGATTTTTAAATATGACTTTTGTGCCGTTTGGAACATTTATTGGTAAATGGATGATGATTGAAGAGGCAAGCAAATTTTTGAGTCACGGCAGTTATATAATTCTGATTTTATATGTAGGTGCCGGCAGTGCATTTTTAAGTGTTTTATATATGAAAGTTTTGGGTGTTAGTGTAAGAAAAGCACACGGAATTTCAAATATTAAATTTTTTCCTTTACCTAAAAGATTTAATTTTGTATCCATCTGGTATTATGTGTGGCTTTTGGCTTTAACACTATTTATAGCTCCTTTTATTGCTGATTTTGTAGTGCCTATCGCAAATGGAATCACTGGTGAGAGTGCAAATATTGTTTCAAATCATTTAAGTTTATATGTTGGTAATTCTCCTCTTTATTTTTGGGAAATATTAGGTGCTTTAATAATTTTAAGTTTAATTCACGCACTTCCGTATTTTGTTAAATTTAAAGTTGATACAGTTCATCCGTATAACTGCGGTGAAGTGTTTCCAAAATATATGGGTACTTTTAATTTTGAATGTGTAAAAAGATATGAAAATATACTTATTGCATTTTCTATAGCTTTATTTATTTTAGTTGTAGTTCTTGGAGGAGGTTTATTATGATAAATTGGATAATTTTTGCTTTTTTGGCTCCGATTTTAGGTGGATTAATTTACGGAATAGAAAGGGTGGTTAAAGCCAGAATGCAGGGAAGAATGGGGCCGCCTGTTATGCAGCCATTTTATGATTTTGCAAAACTTATGGATAAACGACCTTTAATGATTCATTCTTTGCATGCTTTAATGGGTATTATGTATTTTGTGGCTGAATGGTTTTCACTGTTTGTATTATTTTTAGGTCATGATGTTTTAATAGCGGTATTTTTTCATGTATTAGCAGTTTTAGCCTTGGTAATAGGGGCTAGCAGTGTGAGAAGCCCTTATTCGGTGCTTGGGGCATTGAGAGAACTTATGCATATGATAAGTTATGAGCCTTTTATGGTTTTAATGGTTGTAGGTTTTTATTTGGTTAGCGGCAGTTTTAGTATTAATGATATTTTACAAAGCGAGCCTTTAATTTATAAACTGCCTTTGGTGTTTATGGCGTTTTTATTTATCATCCCTATGATGCTTCAAAAATCTCCTTTTGACGTTGCAGAAGCCCATCAGGAAATAATTGGGGGACCTGAAATTGAATACAGCGGACCTTTTTATGAGGCCGTTTATACAGGTAAATGGATTGAATATATTTATGTGTTTTTCTTTATGTTTTTATTTGGTGGAAGAAATTACATTTTAGGAGTTATTTTAGTAATTTTTGCATTTTTCTTTGTAAATCTGCTTGATAATGCCACAGCAAGACTTGATTTTAGGAAAATGGTTAAATTTTCATGGATATTTTTAATTCCGCTTGCGGCATTGAATATTATATTACTAGCTTTATGGAGGTAATTATGGGTATATTTAGTAAATTCAGAAAAAAATCCCCTTGGATATTGCATTACAATACCGGAGGGTGTAACGGGTGTGATATAGAAATTTTGGCTGCACTCGCTCCGAAATATGATATTGAAAGATTTGGTGCGCTTAATAAAGGAAATCCAAAGCAGGCTGATATTTTGCTTGTTACCGGTCCTGTTACCAAAAATTGTAAAGATGTCTTAAGAAGACTTTATCTTGAAATGCCAGAACCAAAAGTTGTGGTTGCAATGGGTGCTTGTGCACATGGAGGCGGAATTTTCAGAAATTTTTACCATGTGGAAAACGGCGTGGATAATGTAATTCCAGTAGATGTCTGGATTCCTGGATGTGCCCCGAGGGTTGAAGCATTGATTGACGGGATAGTGGAGGCTATTGAAATTTGGCAGCAAAAATCAAAAGAAAAAGAATATATGAGAAATCATGAGGAAAATTATGAGAGATTAGGAGTAAAAGATGACAATTAATCCACAAATTAACATAAAAGAAGTAACGCTTGATAATGTTGTAGAGGAAATTAAAAATTTTTATGATGAAAATAGCTGGCATTATATAACGGTAAATGCTACGGATTTAGGTGGAAAACTTCAGATAGACTGGCTTTTTTCAAAATATAAAGATAAAAATATCATCCAGATCTTCAGAATTCCGGAAGTCAACTACGATGCAAAAATTCCTAGTATTGTAGGTATGATACCATCAGCGTGGCTTAGTGAATGGGAACTTGCAGATTTATTCGGACTTGATGTTGAAAATGCTGCAACAGGAGTGTTTATTGCGCCTGATGCACCTAAAGCTCCTCTTAGAAAGGATGGTTCATGGGAAAAATAGTAGTGCCGTTTGGTTCGCAACATGTGGCTTTGCCGGAGCCTGTGAGTTTTTTATTTGAAACTCAAAATGAAATAATTACAAAAGTGGAAACCCATATAGGATATGTTCACAGAGGTATAGAGAAAGCTGCCGTTACAAAATTTGAATATAATCAATTACCATATCTTACCGCGAGGGTTTGCGGACTTTGTTCTATAACCCATGCCGGGGCTGTGGTACACGGGCTTGAAAAACTAATGGGAATTGAGGTTAACAAAAGAATTGATTATTTAAGAATGCTGGTAGTTGAACTTGACAGGATTCATTCACATATGTTAGCAAACGGACACGTGGCTGAAGTTGTCGGATATGAAAATCTTTTTATGCAGACATTCAGGGCAAGAGAAGATGTAATGGATATTCTTGAGAGAATTACAGGAAACAGGGTTCAGTATGATTATCAGGTAATAGGGGGAGTCAGCAGGGATATTGACACTGAAACAGTTGAATTTGCCAAGAAAAAATTGAAAAAATTAAAAGATAATGTATTAAAAGTGATGGAATTTCACGACAGTGACTATACTTTCGGTCTTAAAACAAAAGGGGTAGGGACTATTTCAAAAGAGATGGCTGCTAAATATAATGTGGCTGGACCAATTGCCAGGGCAAGCGGTCTTGAAACTGACGCAAGGGCTGAATTTGATTATCTGCCTTTTGAAGAAATAGGGTATAAAATGCAATTAAGAACTGAAGGTGATGTATGGGCCAGAAATATGGTAAGGTTTGATGAGGTTTTAAATTCAATTGAAATGTGTGAAAATATTTTGGATAATCTGCCTGAGGGTGAACATAAGGTAAAAGTAAAAGGCAGACCAAACGGTGAAACTGTTGTAAGGGTTGAAGCTCCAAGGGGTGAATGTTTTTATTATCTAAAAGGCAGCAATAAAAAATTAATGGATAGGGTAAGAATAAGGGTACCTACATACGCCAATATTCCTATTTTAAAAGAATTGTTTTTAGGGGCTAAATATTCAGATGCTCAGGCAATAGTTTTAAGTTTTGACCCTTGTATGAGCTGCACCGCAAGATAAAGGAGCTGTAATGGTTAAAATGTTTATTGAATCTGTGAAAAATCTTGTTTCAGAGCCTGAAACTATAAAATATCCTTTTGAGCCTTCGCCTGAACCGAAAGGATACAGGGGATTAATTATTTATAATGAGGAATTTTGTATTTTTTGCGACAAATGCGAAAATATCTGTCCTCCCGGTGCAATTAAATTTGAGGTGGTTGATGTTGAAAGCGGAAAAAAACAGTATAACTATAATCCTTATTTGTGTATTTACTGTGGGGCTTGTGTGAGTGTCTGTCCAAAGGCCGAGGAGGCTTTGGCTCAGTCTGAAAAAAGAATGCCGCCGCTTGGAAGAAGTATTTATAAAGAAAAAGGACTTGGATATTTTATTAACGAAATAAACAATCCAAAAGAACTTGAAAAAAAATGGGGGGAACTTGAAATCAGGGCAAAAGAGTCAAGAGAAAAATTAGCTGAATATAAAAAACAGCAGAGATTAAAAAAACAGGCTGCAAAAAAACAGGAACCTTCTTCTTAATTTCTTTTTTTTTTAATATTAATTAACATTGATAAAATAAAAAAATATTTCAAAGATAAAAAAATTACATACAAGAGTCATTTTACTAACATATTCTTCTAATTTTGCTAAAAATTGCAAACTGCCCATAGTTCTTAGAATTTGGTGCATTTTTTTTAATAAAAAATTTTATTAAATTCCAGAGTGTCAATATTTTTACTTTTCAGTTATTTAATCAGTGTCAATTTTTTTTATTGACACAGATTATTTTTAGAGTTATAATATGAATACCTATTCATAAGGAGGGGATATGAAAATCGGGTTTTTTGAAATAAAAGAGGAGGAAAAAGAGTTTTTTGAGAAAAATCTAAAAAATTACAAT
Proteins encoded:
- a CDS encoding DUF2867 domain-containing protein, which gives rise to MKPRIAIFGSNGYIGRKLTRTLYNLDYQLVLFARNKRRLEYIKNSPLFNGYKPNICIVEQEIAAAYYKELVENLKGVDVAYYLIHSLSETKQDYRKKDNDLASIVACACKDAGVKQIIYLGGFGDRTDPTISKHLISRQDTGDFLRKYHPNVTEIRAGIIIGAGSMSFELIRTAAEILPVIPHFRNEGKCQITFADDVIKALIKVLDNPKYYNKIIEIASDEVLSYSEMVKRYAKEILNKNIKTIRLPKFLEDKLLKNYNLISFILSRISGIEKHFIKPLVESLYSNALVRNKSDIIEKPTDFSTAIKIASERRNKGELECMWNTPYEYSVFNLFKMKQFSTALRNDKLLKEIVSNIISKEEVDKVFYNLKSLNYKNCGYFSPNWMWKIRAFIDRLLGGRGLGARIIKPERLKVGDKFDFWVVTALKDTPNHKLIRFKSTMKMPGVGWLQGEIKKIDETHFQFSLTAYFLPINVFSYIYWYFFFFTHKYIFDEMYKNIIQKDCRKENN
- a CDS encoding pyridoxal-phosphate dependent enzyme, with amino-acid sequence MQNSPITPFEFKSEFFHIKRDDLLRPFEGNKARKFYYFYKNDFPSVQTVVSFGSNQSNAMYALSELCKLKGWEFVYYTNHVPELLKKNPQGNYLDALKNGAEIVEINLNGDELREYVLSLQNEKTLIIEEGGRIKESEYGIKMLADEIKDYVKKNNLKIFLPSGTGTTAYFLAKHLNTEVLTVPCVGDEKYLKKQFELLGGGKIPTILKPRKKYHFGKLYKNLFELWSELKNAGIEFDLLYDPIGWDTVFYYGLKNILYIHQGGLKGNVTMIKRYKRKYGL
- a CDS encoding proton-conducting transporter membrane subunit, with the translated sequence MGLLVFLNIVTPWVLAALIYYAKNDRVTNITAFSALPILLVFSYLIYINHTTSLIQTPEIVDYLITIYDFGLLGYFLYQGIVKKSTLVTSLAIIQILFLIIVLLMKIHSDIPNIYVDNLTILFYFIVALVGVPIAIFATKYMEFDERGKHKFVAIVIWFLGVMNFAVSVNNIEWFFALFETTTLASFVLIGFRKDEEATNNAVLALWMNQIGGVAILIALMVFIHINGFYHFTELLNHPLEVSLAGLGFLSLSALVKGAQMPFHKWLLGAMVAPTPVSAILHSATMVKIAPFLILRISPVIKGTLLAKLLIITTGYVFVVAAIIALTQSNFKRILAYSTISLLGLMMLSAAVGTPVAVVASIVLIIFHAFAKGFLFVEAGVLEKVFHVKYIEQMRRLIEKAPLTLMFIFFGFLNMTFVPFGTFIGKWMMIEEASKFLSHGSYIILILYVGAGSAFLSVLYMKVLGVSVRKAHGISNIKFFPLPKRFNFVSIWYYVWLLALTLFIAPFIADFVVPIANGITGESANIVSNHLSLYVGNSPLYFWEILGALIILSLIHALPYFVKFKVDTVHPYNCGEVFPKYMGTFNFECVKRYENILIAFSIALFILVVVLGGGLL
- a CDS encoding respiratory chain complex I subunit 1 family protein — protein: MINWIIFAFLAPILGGLIYGIERVVKARMQGRMGPPVMQPFYDFAKLMDKRPLMIHSLHALMGIMYFVAEWFSLFVLFLGHDVLIAVFFHVLAVLALVIGASSVRSPYSVLGALRELMHMISYEPFMVLMVVGFYLVSGSFSINDILQSEPLIYKLPLVFMAFLFIIPMMLQKSPFDVAEAHQEIIGGPEIEYSGPFYEAVYTGKWIEYIYVFFFMFLFGGRNYILGVILVIFAFFFVNLLDNATARLDFRKMVKFSWIFLIPLAALNIILLALWR
- a CDS encoding NADH-quinone oxidoreductase subunit B family protein, whose protein sequence is MGIFSKFRKKSPWILHYNTGGCNGCDIEILAALAPKYDIERFGALNKGNPKQADILLVTGPVTKNCKDVLRRLYLEMPEPKVVVAMGACAHGGGIFRNFYHVENGVDNVIPVDVWIPGCAPRVEALIDGIVEAIEIWQQKSKEKEYMRNHEENYERLGVKDDN
- a CDS encoding NADH-quinone oxidoreductase subunit C, which codes for MTINPQINIKEVTLDNVVEEIKNFYDENSWHYITVNATDLGGKLQIDWLFSKYKDKNIIQIFRIPEVNYDAKIPSIVGMIPSAWLSEWELADLFGLDVENAATGVFIAPDAPKAPLRKDGSWEK
- a CDS encoding nickel-dependent hydrogenase large subunit, whose translation is MGKIVVPFGSQHVALPEPVSFLFETQNEIITKVETHIGYVHRGIEKAAVTKFEYNQLPYLTARVCGLCSITHAGAVVHGLEKLMGIEVNKRIDYLRMLVVELDRIHSHMLANGHVAEVVGYENLFMQTFRAREDVMDILERITGNRVQYDYQVIGGVSRDIDTETVEFAKKKLKKLKDNVLKVMEFHDSDYTFGLKTKGVGTISKEMAAKYNVAGPIARASGLETDARAEFDYLPFEEIGYKMQLRTEGDVWARNMVRFDEVLNSIEMCENILDNLPEGEHKVKVKGRPNGETVVRVEAPRGECFYYLKGSNKKLMDRVRIRVPTYANIPILKELFLGAKYSDAQAIVLSFDPCMSCTAR
- a CDS encoding 4Fe-4S dicluster domain-containing protein, which produces MVKMFIESVKNLVSEPETIKYPFEPSPEPKGYRGLIIYNEEFCIFCDKCENICPPGAIKFEVVDVESGKKQYNYNPYLCIYCGACVSVCPKAEEALAQSEKRMPPLGRSIYKEKGLGYFINEINNPKELEKKWGELEIRAKESREKLAEYKKQQRLKKQAAKKQEPSS